In Henningerozyma blattae CBS 6284 chromosome 6, complete genome, the following are encoded in one genomic region:
- the TBLA0F02690 gene encoding uncharacterized protein codes for MSYMSSTSNINPNKNTQRIMFKNLASQNNKNTERYHTNDTLSMPQQFILASKARSKLIQAAEDSKYKEFDLRVLVGHANFLDKIMDNIDRFRESQSIETSQSLIDQEEDSDEEDIDSDEDYDINQYMGNNRFQHVEQIEDLHKSNALHHHHHPYHTDEEDIIINSSFECEASLNSKSIINDYEEEGDSFNAIHKFHSTSDDESEYFPSTSDSYPEFSTINTENTFDLSDSKVTSSGEESSPSDSDSDFDDEDFITPYQSSNSPYNSDSNSSSSDSDIDSFTKHHSSSSSSNNSSEEDTSINALGYTTHLKDSTKITRQSNNSSNENYISYIPNPSEIIIEQDAIPKDKIDEINSITSEDDDDDDLLDKHLGDKFTTIWEYPEEEETMNIAEQDLSGVSVRNLSHHRNSRHHSHIRTKSRNSTQREDHKINDKNFDVYNCIFPTLQDPIKNNQCYYKRRLTNDFMNIKTVEFF; via the coding sequence atgtctTACATGTCTTCAAcatctaatattaatcCAAATAAAAACACACAACGTATTATGTTCAAAAATTTAGCAtcacaaaataataaaaacacTGAAAGGTATCATACAAATGACACACTCAGTATGCCCcaacaatttattttagCAAGTAAAGCTAGAAGTAAATTGATTCAAGCCGCTGAAGAttctaaatataaagaatttgatcTAAGGGTCCTAGTAGGTCATGCAAATTTCCTAGATAAAATCATGGATAACATTGACAGATTTAGAGAATCTCAATCGATAGAAACTTCTCAATCATTAATTGATCAGGAAGAAGATTCggatgaagaagatattgATTCGGATGAAGATTATGATATTAATCAATATATGGGGAATAATAGGTTCCAACATGTGGAACAAATTGAAGATTTACACAAGTCTAATGCTCTACATCATCACCATCATCCTTATCATACTGATGAggaagatattattatcaattctTCCTTTGAATGTGAGGCCAGTCTTAACTCAAAAtccattattaatgattatGAAGAAGAGGGTGATTCTTTTAATGCCATTCATAAATTCCATTCTACAAGTGATGATGAGTCTGAATATTTCCCCTCTACTTCAGATTCTTATCCTGAATTTTCTACCATCAATACTGAAAATACATTTGATTTAAGTGATTCAAAAGTGACCTCTAGTGGTGAGGAATCTTCTCCTTCAGATTCAGATTCAGATTTcgatgatgaagatttcATTACTCCTTATCAATCTTCTAATTCTCCATACAATAGTGATAGcaacagcagcagcagTGATAGTGATATCGACAGTTTCACAAAGCACCATTCTAGCAGTTCTTCAAGCAATAATAGTAGTGAAGAAGACACTTCTATAAACGCATTAGGCTACACTACACATTTAAAAGACTCAACTAAGATAACAAGacaatcaaataattcaagtaatgagaattatatttcatatattccaaatcctagtgaaataataatcgaACAAGATGCAATACCGaaagataaaattgatgaaatcaATTCTATAACTTCAGAggatgatgacgatgacGATCTTCTAGATAAACATCTTGGAGATAAGTTCACTACAATTTGGGAATACCCTGAGGAAGAGGAAACCATGAATATTGCTGAGCAAGATTTAAGTGGAGTTTCTGTGAGAAACTTGAGTCATCATCGTAATTCACGTCACCATAGCCATATACGTACCAAATCGCGTAATTCTACACAGAGAGAAGAtcataaaataaatgaCAAGAATTTCGATGTTTATAACTGTATTTTCCCCACATTACAAGATccaataaaaaacaatcaATGCTATTACAAGAGACGATTAACTAATGATTTCATGAACATTAAAACTgtagaatttttttaa
- the PRE7 gene encoding proteasome core particle subunit beta 6 (similar to Saccharomyces cerevisiae PRE7 (YBL041W); ancestral locus Anc_7.480): protein MATISSEYSSEVHYTPIQHQFNPYSDNGGTILGIAGEDFAVLAGDTRNITDYSINSRFEPKVFDCGDNIVISANGFAADGEALVQRFKNSIKWYHFDHNDKKLTMKSAARNIQHLLYGKRFFPYYVHTIIAGLDEEGKGAVYSFDPVGSYEREQCRAGGAAASLIMPFLDNQVNFKNQYVPESNGKVKRPLKYLTIDECIKLVRDAFTSATERHIQVGDGLEILIVTKDGVRKEYFDLKRD, encoded by the coding sequence ATGGCTACTATTTCGTCAGAATATTCATCAGAAGTCCATTATACTCCAATTCAACATCAATTTAACCCTTACTCCGATAATGGTGGTACAATTTTAGGTATAGCTGGTGAAGATTTCGCCGTATTGGCAGGTGATACTAGAAACATTACCGATTATTCTATTAATTCGCGTTTTGAACCCAAAGTATTTGACTGTGGGGACaatattgttatttctGCTAATGGGTTTGCTGCTGATGGGGAAGCTCTTGTACAAAGGTTCAAAAACTCCATCAAATGGTACCATTTTGAtcataatgataaaaaattaacgaTGAAATCTGCAGCTAGAAATATTCAACACTTATTATACGGTAAAAGATTCTTCCCTTATTATGTTCATACCATCATTGCTGGCTTAGATGAAGAGGGGAAAGGTGCTGTATACTCATTTGACCCTGTTGGGTCTTACGAAAGGGAACAATGCAGAGCTGGGGGTGCCGCTGCTTCTTTAATTATGCCATTTTTAGATAACCAAgtcaattttaaaaatcaatatgTTCCAGAATCTAATGGTAAAGTTAAAAGacctttaaaatatctaacTATTGATGAATGTATTAAGTTAGTTAGAGATGCATTTACTTCCGCAACTGAAAGACATATTCAAGTTGGTGATGGCTTAGAAATACTGATTGTCACTAAAGATGGTGTAAGGAAAGAATACTTTGATTTAAAGagagattaa